Proteins encoded in a region of the Psychromicrobium lacuslunae genome:
- a CDS encoding cold-shock protein codes for MAQGTVKWFNAEKGFGFITPDDSDSDVFVHYSEIQTKGFRTLDENQRVEFEIGQGAKGPQATGVIVL; via the coding sequence ATGGCTCAGGGAACCGTCAAATGGTTCAACGCCGAAAAAGGCTTCGGCTTCATCACCCCTGATGACTCGGATAGTGACGTTTTCGTTCACTACTCGGAGATTCAGACCAAGGGTTTCCGTACCCTGGATGAGAATCAGCGCGTAGAATTCGAAATCGGACAAGGCGCAAAGGGCCCTCAGGCCACTGGCGTCATCGTCCTCTAA
- a CDS encoding MerR family transcriptional regulator translates to MELLDIAEVAERSGVAPSALRFYERRGLLDSAGRNGLRRTYQPEALARLALISCARSGGFTIAEIAALLNAKPDDSDLRAKMAVKVVELNERIAQLGRMRASLEHAAVCTHQRLVDCPEFKMTIARQE, encoded by the coding sequence ATGGAATTATTGGATATTGCCGAAGTCGCCGAACGTTCAGGGGTGGCACCGTCGGCGTTACGATTTTACGAGCGTCGTGGGCTGCTAGATTCTGCTGGGCGCAACGGTCTACGACGCACCTATCAGCCTGAGGCGTTGGCTCGCTTGGCGCTAATCTCCTGTGCTCGTAGTGGCGGCTTCACTATCGCGGAAATAGCCGCATTGCTCAATGCCAAACCGGATGATTCTGATTTGCGCGCCAAGATGGCGGTCAAAGTGGTTGAACTCAATGAGCGGATCGCGCAACTGGGTCGAATGCGAGCCAGCCTTGAGCATGCTGCCGTCTGTACTCACCAGCGGTTGGTTGACTGCCCAGAGTTTAAGATGACGATTGCCCGGCAGGAATGA
- a CDS encoding MBL fold metallo-hydrolase → MKIYHLNCGSVREIEATYAGPAVKHAVNHCLLIDTESAGLVLVETGLGLADITNPTESLGGAWVERTQPALDAEETAYRQILRLGYQPADVKHILLTHLDVDHCGGLPDFPAAKVHVLAAELAAALSEAPSFRYRPAHWQHQPDWQSYPAEADGQWFGFDAIQPKGLPEEFQLIPLGGHTAGHTGVAVKDDDGHWLLHCGDAYYYHRELQTPVERHPLLDQVQTGAEVQRELRLGTQARLRELVRDHGAEVTLFSAHDPWEFAELSTPSDQE, encoded by the coding sequence ATGAAAATTTATCACCTCAATTGCGGGTCCGTGCGTGAGATCGAAGCTACCTACGCCGGCCCGGCCGTCAAACATGCGGTAAACCACTGTCTGCTCATCGATACCGAATCCGCCGGTCTAGTGCTGGTAGAGACCGGTCTGGGCTTGGCAGACATTACCAATCCCACTGAAAGCTTAGGAGGGGCGTGGGTCGAGCGAACCCAGCCAGCCCTCGACGCCGAGGAGACCGCTTACCGACAAATTCTCCGGCTCGGGTATCAGCCCGCTGATGTCAAACACATCTTGCTCACCCACCTTGACGTCGATCACTGCGGCGGCCTACCGGACTTCCCGGCTGCCAAAGTGCATGTCTTGGCAGCCGAACTGGCTGCGGCACTCTCCGAGGCGCCAAGCTTTCGTTACCGGCCTGCTCATTGGCAGCACCAACCCGATTGGCAAAGCTATCCGGCAGAAGCCGATGGACAGTGGTTTGGCTTCGACGCGATTCAGCCCAAGGGGTTACCTGAAGAATTCCAGTTGATTCCCCTAGGCGGTCACACCGCAGGCCACACGGGCGTCGCGGTCAAAGACGACGACGGCCATTGGCTGCTGCACTGCGGGGACGCCTATTACTATCATCGTGAGTTACAAACGCCAGTCGAAAGGCATCCGCTGCTGGACCAAGTACAAACAGGCGCTGAGGTGCAGCGGGAGCTTCGACTAGGAACCCAGGCTCGACTTCGTGAATTAGTGCGCGATCACGGCGCAGAAGTCACCTTGTTCTCTGCCCACGACCCGTGGGAATTCGCGGAACTCAGCACTCCTAGCGATCAGGAATAG
- a CDS encoding DUF2550 domain-containing protein translates to MIEVGAPFIVIAALFLLVVLFVCLFVLRRFQLRRALGTVDASICLADNRWRMGVCRYQDKDLEWFRLISLSPRPRFTFRRSTLEVLGRRHPTEAERPLVQPDVVIVSLRYEGQEFLMAMKFDAYAGLSSWLEAGPVIGVGTWR, encoded by the coding sequence GTGATCGAAGTGGGGGCTCCGTTCATCGTTATTGCTGCGCTGTTCTTGCTGGTTGTACTTTTTGTGTGTCTTTTCGTGCTTCGACGCTTTCAATTGCGTCGAGCACTAGGCACCGTCGACGCCTCCATCTGCTTAGCGGACAACCGCTGGCGGATGGGGGTTTGTCGTTATCAGGACAAGGATCTGGAGTGGTTCAGGCTAATCTCGCTGAGCCCCAGACCACGCTTCACCTTTCGCCGCAGCACGCTTGAGGTACTAGGTCGCCGCCATCCGACTGAAGCAGAGCGTCCGCTGGTTCAGCCGGATGTGGTGATCGTCTCGCTACGTTATGAGGGTCAAGAGTTCCTGATGGCGATGAAGTTCGACGCCTATGCGGGGCTTAGCTCGTGGCTGGAGGCCGGCCCGGTGATTGGCGTCGGGACCTGGCGCTAG
- a CDS encoding F0F1 ATP synthase subunit epsilon, which translates to MAELDVEIVAADHFVWSGAASMVKAKTSDGEIGILPGHAPVLAILAAGELAIEPIEGARLEVSVDGGFFSVDSNRVVIVADNAQLQDAKASSAGTR; encoded by the coding sequence ATGGCTGAACTCGACGTTGAAATCGTTGCGGCGGACCACTTTGTCTGGTCCGGCGCGGCGAGCATGGTGAAAGCCAAAACGTCTGACGGCGAAATTGGCATTCTGCCGGGCCACGCTCCGGTGCTTGCCATCCTCGCCGCCGGCGAGCTGGCCATTGAACCGATCGAAGGCGCTCGTCTTGAGGTCAGCGTCGACGGCGGTTTCTTCTCGGTAGACAGCAACCGTGTGGTCATTGTGGCCGATAACGCGCAACTTCAGGACGCCAAGGCATCCTCCGCAGGGACTCGATAG
- the atpD gene encoding F0F1 ATP synthase subunit beta, which translates to MTATATEQGATTAGATGRIARVIGPVVDVEFPADAIPEIYNALTADITLNGATHTVTFEVSQHLGDNLVRAISLQATDGLVRGASVTDTGAPISVPVGDVVKGHIFNVLGKPLDVAESELAITERWPIHRKPPRFDQLEGSTEMLETGIKVIDLLTPYIKGGKIGLFGGAGVGKTVLIQEMITRVARNFGGTSVFAGVGERTREGNDLWVEMDEAGVLKDTALVFGQMDEPPGTRLRVALSALTMAEYFRDVQNQDVLLFIDNIFRFTQAGSEVSTLLGRMPSAVGYQPNLADEMGLLQERITSTKGHSITSMQAVYVPADDYTDPAPAATFAHLDATTELSREIASRGLYPAVDPLTSTSRILDPQYVGRDHYDTATRVKQILQKNKELQDIIAILGVDELSEEDKIVVSRARRIQQFLSQNTYTAKQFTGVEGSTVSIKDTIAGFKAICDGDVDHIAEQAFFNVGGLDDVERQWAKIQESAS; encoded by the coding sequence ATGACTGCCACAGCAACCGAACAAGGGGCCACCACAGCTGGTGCCACCGGGCGTATCGCCCGTGTTATCGGACCGGTCGTCGACGTCGAGTTCCCAGCCGACGCGATTCCGGAAATTTATAACGCATTGACCGCCGACATCACCTTGAACGGCGCTACCCACACCGTGACCTTCGAGGTCTCACAGCACCTCGGTGACAACCTGGTGCGCGCCATTTCGCTGCAGGCTACCGACGGCTTGGTACGCGGCGCCTCAGTGACCGATACTGGTGCTCCGATTTCGGTTCCGGTGGGCGATGTGGTGAAGGGTCATATCTTCAACGTGCTGGGTAAGCCGCTCGACGTAGCAGAATCAGAGCTGGCCATCACCGAGCGCTGGCCGATTCACCGCAAACCACCGAGGTTTGACCAGCTCGAAGGATCCACTGAGATGCTGGAGACTGGTATCAAGGTGATTGATTTGCTGACCCCGTATATCAAGGGTGGCAAGATCGGACTCTTCGGTGGTGCAGGCGTGGGTAAGACCGTGCTGATCCAGGAAATGATCACTCGTGTGGCTCGTAACTTCGGTGGTACCTCGGTATTCGCCGGTGTGGGGGAGCGTACCCGTGAAGGTAACGACCTCTGGGTCGAAATGGACGAGGCCGGTGTGCTCAAAGACACCGCGCTAGTCTTCGGCCAGATGGATGAGCCGCCGGGAACGCGTCTGCGGGTGGCGCTGTCAGCGCTGACCATGGCGGAGTACTTCCGCGATGTGCAGAACCAGGACGTGCTGCTCTTCATCGACAATATCTTCCGCTTCACGCAGGCAGGTTCCGAGGTTTCCACCTTGCTGGGCCGGATGCCTTCCGCTGTGGGGTACCAGCCCAACCTGGCCGATGAGATGGGTCTCCTCCAGGAGCGCATCACCTCGACCAAGGGTCACTCCATCACCTCAATGCAGGCGGTTTACGTGCCAGCCGATGACTACACCGACCCGGCCCCGGCAGCGACCTTCGCTCACTTGGATGCGACCACCGAACTTTCGCGTGAAATCGCCTCCCGTGGTCTGTACCCGGCCGTGGATCCGCTGACCTCGACCTCGCGTATTCTGGACCCGCAGTACGTTGGCCGGGATCACTATGACACCGCGACTCGGGTGAAGCAGATTCTGCAGAAGAACAAGGAACTTCAGGACATCATCGCCATCTTGGGTGTTGACGAGCTTTCTGAAGAAGACAAGATCGTGGTTTCCCGCGCTCGTCGTATTCAGCAGTTCCTCTCGCAGAACACCTACACCGCTAAGCAGTTCACCGGCGTGGAGGGCTCGACGGTTTCCATTAAGGACACCATCGCGGGCTTCAAGGCGATTTGCGATGGCGATGTAGACCACATTGCTGAGCAGGCATTCTTCAACGTTGGCGGCTTGGACGATGTCGAGCGTCAATGGGCGAAGATTCAGGAATCGGCGAGCTAA
- a CDS encoding F0F1 ATP synthase subunit gamma, producing MGAQLRVYRQRIKSTQSMGKLFKAMELIATSRIGKARARVAASLPYANAITRAVSAVASQSEIDHPLTTEPEQIRRAAVLVLTSNRGLAGSYSASVLKQLEQLTGLLQGEGKEVKTYLVGNKAQAYFQFRNRSFERSWTESTDAPQFSTAREISKVLLDDFATEYEDGGVDEIHVVYTRFKSMVVQEPTVIRLLPLEVAEEEVTDSSDLLPLYEYEPEPEAVLDALLPRYIESRIFNAMLQAAASELAARQRAMKSASDNASDLVKKFTRLANTARQAEITQELSEIVAGADSLSAS from the coding sequence ATGGGAGCCCAGCTTCGGGTCTACCGCCAGAGAATCAAGTCGACGCAGTCGATGGGAAAGCTCTTCAAGGCGATGGAACTGATCGCCACCTCGCGCATTGGCAAGGCGCGCGCACGGGTTGCGGCCTCGTTGCCCTACGCCAATGCCATTACGCGTGCTGTCTCGGCGGTCGCCTCTCAGTCGGAGATCGACCATCCGCTGACCACCGAGCCAGAGCAGATTCGGCGTGCTGCGGTACTCGTACTGACCTCGAATCGTGGTCTGGCCGGTTCGTACTCGGCGAGTGTGCTGAAACAGCTGGAACAGCTCACCGGGCTGCTCCAGGGCGAAGGCAAAGAAGTCAAGACCTACCTGGTCGGAAATAAGGCGCAGGCTTATTTCCAGTTCCGCAATCGCTCTTTTGAGCGGTCCTGGACCGAGTCAACCGACGCTCCGCAGTTTTCCACCGCTCGAGAGATCAGCAAGGTTCTGCTCGATGATTTCGCTACGGAGTACGAAGACGGCGGTGTCGATGAGATTCATGTGGTCTACACTCGGTTCAAGTCCATGGTGGTGCAAGAACCTACCGTGATCCGGTTGTTGCCGCTTGAGGTTGCGGAAGAGGAGGTCACCGATTCCTCCGATCTGCTGCCGTTGTATGAATACGAGCCAGAGCCGGAAGCAGTTTTGGATGCGCTTTTGCCGCGTTACATCGAATCCCGAATTTTCAACGCGATGTTGCAAGCAGCTGCCAGCGAGCTTGCCGCTCGCCAGCGGGCAATGAAATCGGCGAGCGATAACGCCAGCGACTTGGTGAAGAAGTTCACCCGCTTGGCGAACACCGCCCGCCAAGCCGAAATCACCCAAGAGCTATCAGAAATTGTCGCCGGTGCGGACTCGCTCAGCGCCTCCTAA
- the atpA gene encoding F0F1 ATP synthase subunit alpha has translation MAELTINADDVRNALNEFAASYEPGNAERVEVGRVTTASDGIARVEGLPSVMANELLRFEDGTLGLAQNLDVREIGVIILGDFTGIEEGQEVHRTGEILSVPVGDAFLGRVVDPLGEPIDGLGEIKAETTRALELQAPGVTERKSVHEPLQTGLKAIDAMIPIGRGQRQLIIGDRKTGKTAIAVDTILNQKANWASGDVEKQVRCIYVAIGQKASTIAEVRQTLEDNGALEYTTIVASPASDPAGFKYLAPYAGSAIGQHWMYGGKHVLIIFDDLSKQAEAYRAVSLLLRRPPGREAYPGDVFYLHSRLLERCAKLSDDLGAGSMTGLPIIETKANDVGAFIPTNVISITDGQIFLQSDLFNANQRPAVDVGISVSRVGGAAQVKSMKSVSGTLKLDLAQYRDMQAFAMFASDLDAASRQQLTRGARLMELLKQPQYTPFPVEEQVVSIWAGTKGYLDDVPVEDINRFEAEFLEHLRHTSGILTTLAETKKLEDDTVEALKTSITDFKRGFFGDGDNHLVGAGHEEFDALSESDVDQEKIVKQKR, from the coding sequence ATGGCCGAATTGACCATCAACGCCGACGACGTGCGTAATGCGTTGAACGAGTTCGCGGCGTCCTACGAGCCTGGCAACGCAGAACGTGTCGAGGTTGGTCGGGTTACCACCGCCAGCGACGGCATCGCCCGGGTCGAGGGACTTCCCTCGGTCATGGCGAACGAACTGCTGCGCTTTGAAGATGGCACCCTGGGCCTAGCCCAGAACCTTGACGTTCGGGAGATCGGCGTCATCATCCTTGGTGACTTCACTGGTATTGAAGAAGGCCAGGAAGTTCACCGTACCGGTGAGATCCTCTCCGTTCCGGTGGGCGATGCCTTCCTGGGCCGGGTCGTCGATCCGCTCGGTGAACCAATCGATGGTCTCGGCGAGATCAAGGCCGAGACCACTCGTGCCTTGGAACTCCAGGCTCCCGGTGTAACTGAGCGTAAGTCGGTGCATGAGCCGCTGCAGACCGGTCTGAAGGCTATCGACGCGATGATCCCGATCGGTCGCGGTCAGCGTCAGCTGATCATTGGTGACCGTAAGACCGGTAAGACCGCGATTGCTGTTGACACCATCCTGAACCAGAAGGCTAACTGGGCCTCGGGTGACGTCGAGAAGCAGGTCCGCTGCATCTACGTCGCTATCGGACAGAAGGCTTCCACCATTGCCGAGGTTCGTCAGACCCTCGAGGACAATGGCGCCTTGGAGTACACCACCATCGTGGCCTCCCCGGCTTCTGACCCTGCCGGCTTCAAGTACCTGGCGCCCTACGCCGGTTCAGCCATTGGCCAGCACTGGATGTACGGCGGCAAGCACGTTTTGATCATTTTTGATGATCTCTCCAAGCAGGCTGAAGCTTACCGCGCCGTGTCGCTGTTGCTTCGCCGCCCGCCGGGACGTGAAGCCTACCCGGGCGATGTGTTCTACTTACACTCCCGTCTGCTGGAACGTTGCGCTAAGCTCTCCGATGATCTCGGTGCGGGCTCGATGACCGGTTTGCCGATCATCGAAACCAAGGCAAATGACGTCGGCGCGTTCATTCCGACCAACGTGATCTCGATTACCGACGGCCAGATCTTCTTGCAGTCCGACCTCTTCAACGCCAACCAGCGTCCCGCTGTTGACGTGGGCATCTCGGTGTCCCGTGTTGGCGGCGCCGCTCAGGTAAAGTCAATGAAGTCGGTTTCGGGTACTTTGAAGCTTGATCTCGCGCAGTACCGCGATATGCAGGCCTTCGCAATGTTCGCTTCCGATTTGGACGCCGCTTCACGTCAGCAGCTGACCCGTGGTGCCCGGCTGATGGAGTTGCTCAAGCAGCCTCAGTACACCCCGTTCCCGGTTGAGGAGCAGGTCGTCTCAATCTGGGCCGGTACCAAGGGCTACTTGGATGATGTCCCGGTAGAGGACATTAACCGCTTTGAGGCGGAGTTCCTAGAACACCTGCGGCATACTTCGGGGATTCTGACTACCTTGGCGGAGACCAAGAAGTTGGAAGACGACACGGTGGAAGCACTCAAGACCTCAATCACCGACTTCAAGCGCGGTTTCTTCGGTGACGGGGATAACCACTTGGTTGGCGCCGGTCACGAAGAGTTCGATGCGCTTTCCGAGTCCGATGTTGATCAGGAAAAGATCGTCAAACAGAAGCGCTAA
- a CDS encoding F0F1 ATP synthase subunit delta → MAGVSSASEAKVLGDLEPSLATASLSLAEELFAVLSTLDSSAGLRRALTDPSRDAAAKSGLLASLVGGKVSAETEKIADSLATERWATPRDLGDALETVAATVAIAVAENSQDGAAGLERLENDLFSFNQQVDASHEVQRALSAPQASNAAKVKLALALVPQAGDAAKLLISQAVSNPRGVRPAKLVERFATLAARRQERWIAVVTVSHPLSESQQSRLEAGLNKLYGRELKVNISVDPTLIGGVRVKVGDEVVDATVIARLGELRRQLAG, encoded by the coding sequence ATGGCCGGAGTATCGAGCGCTTCTGAAGCCAAGGTTCTGGGAGACCTGGAGCCGTCACTGGCTACTGCCTCGCTGTCTTTGGCGGAGGAACTGTTCGCCGTACTCAGCACGCTGGATTCCTCCGCTGGGCTCCGTCGAGCTTTAACCGACCCGTCAAGGGATGCGGCCGCCAAGAGCGGTCTGCTCGCCTCGCTGGTGGGTGGCAAAGTTTCTGCCGAGACCGAAAAGATTGCTGACTCGCTGGCCACCGAACGCTGGGCCACGCCGCGCGATCTTGGTGATGCGCTGGAGACAGTTGCAGCCACGGTGGCTATCGCGGTGGCGGAGAACTCGCAAGACGGAGCCGCTGGTCTGGAAAGACTGGAGAACGACTTGTTCTCCTTCAACCAACAGGTCGATGCTAGCCACGAGGTGCAGCGAGCACTGAGCGCCCCGCAGGCTAGCAACGCAGCTAAGGTCAAGCTGGCCTTGGCTCTGGTGCCGCAGGCTGGTGATGCCGCGAAGCTGCTGATCAGCCAGGCGGTTAGCAACCCCCGCGGGGTTCGGCCGGCCAAGCTGGTGGAACGGTTTGCCACTTTGGCAGCTCGGCGTCAGGAACGCTGGATTGCCGTGGTTACAGTGAGTCATCCGCTGAGTGAAAGCCAGCAGAGCCGTCTTGAAGCAGGGCTGAACAAGCTTTACGGACGCGAACTCAAAGTCAATATCAGCGTTGATCCGACGCTCATTGGCGGAGTGCGTGTCAAGGTGGGCGACGAAGTGGTTGACGCTACTGTAATCGCCCGTCTGGGAGAACTTCGTCGGCAATTAGCCGGCTAA
- a CDS encoding F0F1 ATP synthase subunit B — translation MGNLNIVAAGGGEGVNPIIPNIWDMGLVLLGFAILLFIVVKFIVPMFEKTFAERTEAIEGGIAKAEQAQAEATAALEEYKQQLLDARTEANRIREEARAEGSQILADLKAKAATESARITEQAHAAIAAERQAAVVSLRTEVGSLATTLAGRIVGESLDDDARSARVVDRFLADLEDHSAASNTEGAKQ, via the coding sequence GTGGGTAACCTCAATATTGTCGCCGCCGGCGGTGGAGAAGGTGTCAATCCAATTATTCCCAATATCTGGGATATGGGGTTGGTACTCCTCGGCTTCGCGATCCTGCTCTTCATTGTGGTCAAATTCATCGTTCCGATGTTTGAGAAGACCTTCGCCGAGCGCACTGAAGCCATTGAAGGCGGCATCGCCAAGGCTGAGCAGGCACAGGCTGAAGCTACTGCCGCGCTCGAAGAGTACAAGCAGCAGCTACTAGATGCGCGCACTGAAGCGAATCGTATCCGGGAAGAGGCTCGCGCCGAAGGCTCCCAGATTTTGGCTGATTTGAAGGCCAAGGCCGCTACGGAATCCGCCCGCATCACCGAGCAGGCTCATGCGGCTATTGCCGCCGAGCGTCAAGCTGCGGTCGTTTCGCTGCGCACCGAGGTTGGTAGCTTGGCCACCACCTTGGCCGGTCGCATCGTCGGCGAGTCTCTCGATGACGACGCCCGCTCGGCTCGCGTGGTTGATCGCTTCCTGGCCGATTTGGAAGATCACAGCGCCGCGAGCAATACAGAAGGTGCGAAGCAGTAA
- a CDS encoding ATP synthase F0 subunit C — MELTGSLNMIGYGLSAIGGGIGVGLVFAAYVSGVARQPEAQRVLQPIAFLGLAFTEALAILGLVFAFIIK, encoded by the coding sequence ATCGAACTCACTGGCTCTCTCAACATGATCGGTTACGGCCTCTCCGCTATCGGTGGCGGTATCGGCGTGGGTCTGGTGTTCGCCGCTTACGTCAGTGGCGTTGCTCGCCAGCCGGAGGCACAGCGTGTGCTGCAGCCCATCGCCTTCCTTGGTCTGGCCTTCACTGAAGCGCTCGCGATCCTCGGTTTGGTCTTCGCGTTCATCATCAAATAA
- the atpB gene encoding F0F1 ATP synthase subunit A, with protein sequence MNALMLPAEESSNGEFNPPGIDDAGLPGAWFAWDGIGKYHVLIVLSVILIAVFFLVAGRKKQLVPGRLQFAGEIAYGFVRNSIAKDIIGGRDFIKYVPMLFTLFFFIVVNNMFGAIPIAEIPTFSHVGGAYVLAGVVYLTWIILGIKKNGFRYFKLSVVPSGVPGYLLVMVVPIEIISNYLVRPMTHSLRLFATMLAGHMIVLMAGYGTEFLIMQENVLLKGASLLVIAGFLGMYFLELLIMFLQAYVFTLLTATYIEGAIHADAH encoded by the coding sequence TTGAACGCGCTTATGCTCCCCGCCGAGGAATCGTCGAACGGCGAATTCAACCCACCGGGAATCGACGACGCTGGCCTGCCCGGCGCCTGGTTCGCCTGGGATGGCATCGGTAAATATCACGTCCTGATTGTGCTCTCGGTCATCCTCATTGCTGTTTTCTTCCTGGTCGCTGGCCGGAAGAAGCAGCTTGTCCCTGGTCGGCTGCAGTTCGCCGGCGAGATCGCCTACGGCTTTGTGCGGAACTCCATCGCTAAGGACATCATCGGCGGTCGTGACTTCATTAAATATGTGCCGATGCTGTTCACTTTGTTCTTCTTTATCGTGGTGAATAATATGTTCGGCGCGATCCCGATCGCTGAGATTCCTACCTTCTCCCATGTTGGCGGTGCCTATGTGCTGGCTGGCGTGGTCTACCTGACCTGGATCATTCTAGGTATTAAGAAAAACGGCTTCCGGTACTTCAAGCTCTCGGTGGTTCCGTCAGGGGTTCCTGGCTATTTGCTGGTGATGGTGGTTCCGATCGAAATCATCTCGAACTACTTGGTCCGTCCGATGACTCACTCCTTGCGTCTTTTCGCCACCATGCTGGCCGGACACATGATCGTGCTGATGGCGGGTTATGGCACCGAGTTCTTGATTATGCAGGAAAACGTGCTGTTGAAGGGTGCCTCGCTTCTGGTGATTGCCGGATTCCTGGGCATGTACTTCTTGGAACTGTTGATCATGTTCCTACAGGCCTACGTGTTCACCCTGTTGACCGCTACTTATATCGAGGGTGCCATCCACGCGGATGCGCACTAA
- a CDS encoding AtpZ/AtpI family protein, with amino-acid sequence MTKRNAGERKGSEKPPLISAAAGGTDAAEGSTTYNAGMTVFSYILGGIVVWSLIGWGLDALFKTQWIVLVGALVGLAGGLYLSFAPRFRSQHVKEDVNGKSDRS; translated from the coding sequence ATGACTAAGCGGAACGCAGGGGAGCGCAAGGGCTCCGAGAAACCTCCCTTGATCTCAGCAGCCGCTGGTGGCACCGATGCCGCCGAGGGCAGTACCACCTACAACGCCGGGATGACCGTCTTCAGCTACATTCTTGGCGGAATCGTGGTCTGGAGTTTGATAGGGTGGGGGTTGGACGCTTTGTTCAAAACTCAGTGGATAGTGCTTGTCGGTGCTCTCGTTGGGCTCGCCGGAGGGCTTTATCTATCCTTTGCGCCGAGGTTTCGCAGCCAGCACGTCAAAGAAGATGTGAACGGTAAGAGTGATCGGTCGTGA
- a CDS encoding MraY family glycosyltransferase: protein MTIYLLMMALAAVSSYAATWGARSLARKFEVYTPIRERDVHSDRVPRLGGLGLFIGFAVALAVSSQTYFVKGVFKDTYSPWGVLLGAAIVVAVGIVDDIIDLRWWVKMIGQIVGASAVALWGVRLFVFPWPGKPLPIESPTLRIFLTVFFIVLVMNAFNFVDGLDGLAIGVAGIGGLAFFIASYWVRRSSAATDWYDLSTLLMALLVGICVGFLIHNWHPAKIFMGDSGSMLIGLLMASASIAALGYNPDTVSSGFYNRVGGVSAIVPIVLPIAILLVPLLDLGLAVVRRTMAGRSPFSADRGHLHHRLLDLGYSHRGAVVLMYSWTFVLAFGGIAFAFFPWQWVIVVDVLAALLMAWVTITLAKGPVKSE, encoded by the coding sequence ATGACAATCTACTTGTTGATGATGGCGCTGGCCGCCGTATCGTCTTATGCCGCCACCTGGGGCGCGCGCTCTCTGGCCAGGAAATTCGAGGTCTACACTCCGATCCGAGAACGAGATGTACATTCGGATCGGGTTCCAAGGCTGGGCGGCCTGGGCTTATTCATTGGTTTCGCCGTGGCGTTGGCAGTCTCGTCACAGACCTATTTTGTGAAAGGTGTCTTCAAAGATACCTACAGCCCGTGGGGTGTGCTGTTGGGTGCAGCAATTGTGGTTGCGGTCGGCATTGTCGACGACATCATTGACTTACGCTGGTGGGTCAAGATGATCGGGCAGATTGTCGGTGCCAGTGCAGTGGCTCTTTGGGGTGTAAGACTTTTCGTCTTCCCGTGGCCCGGTAAACCATTGCCGATTGAATCGCCAACACTGCGGATTTTTCTGACTGTGTTCTTCATCGTGCTGGTGATGAACGCCTTTAACTTTGTGGACGGACTTGATGGCTTGGCCATCGGCGTTGCCGGCATCGGCGGCCTGGCTTTTTTCATCGCTTCCTATTGGGTTCGTCGTAGCTCGGCGGCCACCGATTGGTACGACCTTTCCACTCTGCTGATGGCGCTACTGGTAGGTATCTGCGTGGGATTCCTGATACATAACTGGCACCCGGCCAAGATCTTCATGGGCGACTCCGGCTCTATGCTAATCGGCCTGCTGATGGCTTCGGCAAGTATTGCGGCCTTGGGATACAACCCAGATACCGTCAGCAGTGGCTTCTATAATCGAGTCGGCGGTGTTTCCGCGATTGTGCCGATCGTTTTGCCGATCGCCATTCTCCTAGTGCCCCTGCTGGATCTTGGCCTGGCCGTGGTCCGTCGTACCATGGCGGGTCGTTCGCCGTTCTCGGCTGATCGTGGGCACCTGCATCACCGCCTGCTTGACCTTGGCTATTCGCATCGTGGTGCGGTGGTGCTGATGTACTCCTGGACCTTTGTGCTGGCTTTCGGCGGCATTGCCTTCGCCTTCTTTCCTTGGCAGTGGGTCATCGTGGTTGATGTGCTGGCAGCATTATTGATGGCCTGGGTGACCATCACGCTGGCCAAGGGGCCGGTAAAGTCCGAATAA